The Vibrio sp. 10N DNA window TGTTGGTGAGTGCTTATAAACAGTAGCGACAGACCGATTTATCAGGCTTATCAGTTGAGTCGCAGTGCATTTATGGGACTTTATGCAATAAATTACAAGGTTTCAAACTCAATCTTTGGGTAACAAATTGTGAGTTATTGCTCATAAAACGGTTAAATCTACGTCATAAGCGATAAAGAAGCGCTACAAACCTTTGCCAGATGGGGGCTTTATGATTTAGAGTGGGCTTTAACTCGATAACATGAAGAAGGGAAACCTAATGAACAAGACCCAATTAATCGATTTTATCGCTGAAAAAGCTGACCTATCTAAAGCACAAGCTAAAGCAGCGCTAGAAGCGACGCTTTCAGGCGTGTCTGAAGCGCTAACTGAAGGTGACCAAGTTCAACTAATTGGTTTTGGTACGTTCAAAGTAAACCACCGTGCAGCTCGCACTGGTCGTAATCCAAAGACTGGTGAAGAGATCCAAATCGCTGCTGCTAACGTTCCAGCATTCGTAGCTGGTAAAGCACTGAAAGACGCAGTGAAATAATTTTTACAGCACCGATGGTTTCATCGGTGCTGTT harbors:
- the hupA gene encoding nucleoid-associated protein HU-alpha; the encoded protein is MNKTQLIDFIAEKADLSKAQAKAALEATLSGVSEALTEGDQVQLIGFGTFKVNHRAARTGRNPKTGEEIQIAAANVPAFVAGKALKDAVK